One genomic region from Candidatus Omnitrophota bacterium encodes:
- a CDS encoding alginate export family protein — MGKRLIVVLALALIVGLTFSAAYAEVQNVKVSGDILASGVSRHHFNLASTGADKSVLKQNFLMSQIRLRVDADLTDNVMATVRLINERIWNGQMDTGAANSNNGNIDLDLAYVTLKEFLYSPLTLTIGRQEIKFGNGFVIGNAKIAGTSSTIPTDLTERKAFDAIRATLNYDPLVVDLVYAQVKQAMTTDRNTISLTGINATYALNKKTDVSVYYWLKRDNNTAPVATGTRTDQLSTFGALISSSPIENLTASLEAAYQLGRNAASATGAKKHDAWALQAMTDYTFAKVKTTPKIGASYTYLSGDQTGGTRNSGWDSLFYDQKLNNIVYTLLPFSNMNAFNLKGSMKPVEDVTISAIFGYYGVAQKNAAAFTAPHSYDNATAYLTTTAYTGKTHLGEALDITATYDYTEDVQFGITGGVFRPGPALAANGKSAQQVIGSMKVVF, encoded by the coding sequence ATGGGTAAACGCTTAATAGTAGTATTAGCGCTTGCTTTGATAGTCGGGCTGACATTTAGCGCCGCCTATGCAGAAGTGCAGAATGTAAAAGTTTCCGGAGACATTTTAGCAAGTGGAGTATCAAGACATCATTTCAATTTGGCATCAACTGGTGCTGACAAGAGCGTCTTGAAACAAAACTTCTTAATGAGCCAGATCAGATTACGCGTTGATGCTGATCTTACTGATAATGTCATGGCAACCGTAAGACTTATCAATGAGAGAATCTGGAACGGACAGATGGATACTGGAGCCGCTAATAGCAATAATGGAAATATTGATTTAGACCTTGCTTATGTTACTCTAAAAGAATTTTTGTATTCACCTTTAACTTTAACTATAGGCCGTCAAGAAATTAAATTCGGTAATGGTTTTGTTATTGGCAATGCAAAAATTGCCGGCACCTCATCAACCATTCCTACTGATTTAACGGAAAGAAAAGCCTTTGATGCAATTCGCGCAACTTTAAACTATGATCCATTGGTAGTGGATTTAGTTTATGCTCAAGTAAAACAAGCCATGACAACTGATAGAAATACTATCAGCCTAACTGGTATTAATGCCACATATGCATTAAACAAAAAGACTGATGTTTCTGTTTATTACTGGCTAAAAAGAGATAATAATACTGCTCCTGTTGCTACCGGGACCAGAACAGATCAACTTTCAACATTTGGCGCTTTAATTTCTAGTTCTCCAATTGAAAATCTAACTGCTTCTTTAGAAGCTGCTTATCAACTTGGAAGAAACGCTGCTTCGGCTACTGGTGCAAAAAAACATGATGCCTGGGCATTACAGGCAATGACAGACTATACTTTTGCCAAAGTAAAAACTACTCCTAAGATTGGTGCTTCTTATACCTATCTTTCTGGAGACCAAACTGGTGGCACTAGAAATTCTGGTTGGGATTCTCTGTTTTATGATCAAAAACTCAACAATATAGTTTACACACTATTACCTTTCTCAAATATGAATGCTTTCAATTTAAAAGGTAGTATGAAACCTGTTGAAGATGTAACTATATCTGCGATTTTCGGATACTATGGAGTAGCTCAAAAGAATGCTGCAGCGTTTACTGCTCCACATTCCTATGATAATGCAACTGCATATCTAACAACTACTGCGTATACCGGAAAAACACACCTTGGTGAAGCCCTTGATATTACTGCAACTTATGATTATACCGAAGATGTGCAATTTGGTATAACTGGTGGAGTCTTCAGACCAGGCCCTGCGCTTGCAGCTAATGGAAAATCAGCACAGCAAGTAATTGGCTCAATGAAAGTAGTATTCTAA
- a CDS encoding BrnT family toxin, with protein MIGVFIWDHRKELINIKKHGVDFVVATSAFKDIKRKIYTDSKHSEDEERFFCVGKVDGKILTVRFIYRHDKIRIFGAGYWRKGKVYYEKEND; from the coding sequence ATCATCGGCGTTTTTATTTGGGATCACCGTAAAGAACTAATCAACATAAAGAAGCATGGCGTTGATTTTGTTGTCGCTACCAGCGCCTTTAAGGATATAAAAAGAAAGATTTATACTGATTCTAAGCATAGCGAGGATGAAGAAAGATTCTTCTGTGTGGGTAAGGTGGATGGTAAAATCCTAACCGTTAGGTTTATTTACCGTCATGATAAAATCAGGATATTTGGAGCAGGGTATTGGAGAAAGGGAAAGGTTTATTATGAAAAAGAAAACGATTAA
- a CDS encoding histidinol phosphate phosphatase domain-containing protein, translating into MYNLHAHTFLSDGDLLPSEVVVRYQDKGYKIIAITDHADYSNIKQIAKAIVEFCKRWPKNSGIKVLPGIELTHLPPEQFKPLASLARKEGIKIIIAHGETPVEPVTKNTNHLALLADIDILAHPGLISDEDTKIAKERGIFLEITSRSGHRETNFHVINQARKFGAKLILNNDSHAPEDILTCEQLIKTGLDYGLTQTEIDTIYQNVKKFLTKKVLP; encoded by the coding sequence ATGTACAATTTACATGCACATACATTTTTAAGCGACGGAGATCTGCTTCCTTCAGAAGTAGTAGTACGCTATCAGGACAAGGGCTATAAAATAATTGCGATTACCGATCACGCCGATTACAGTAACATAAAACAAATCGCAAAAGCAATTGTGGAATTCTGCAAACGCTGGCCGAAGAATTCCGGAATTAAAGTTTTGCCTGGAATCGAATTAACACATTTACCTCCAGAGCAGTTTAAACCACTAGCCTCTTTGGCAAGAAAAGAAGGAATTAAAATTATTATTGCCCATGGAGAAACTCCGGTTGAGCCTGTAACAAAAAATACTAACCATTTAGCCCTTTTAGCAGACATCGATATCCTCGCCCACCCTGGATTGATTTCAGATGAAGACACCAAGATTGCCAAAGAACGCGGAATTTTTCTGGAGATTACCAGCCGCTCAGGCCATAGAGAAACAAATTTCCATGTAATAAATCAAGCTAGAAAATTCGGCGCAAAATTGATTTTGAATAATGACAGCCATGCTCCGGAGGATATTTTAACCTGTGAACAACTGATAAAAACGGGGCTTGATTATGGATTAACCCAAACTGAAATTGATACAATCTATCAGAATGTAAAAAAGTTTTTAACCAAGAAGGTCCTTCCTTAG
- a CDS encoding glycoside hydrolase family 57 protein, with translation MVNLAFIFHMHQPYYKNLLTQESDLPWVRLHGAKDYLDMVQILGKFPKIKQTFNVVPSLFEQIEDYNNANVRDRYLELSKKPAVELSKHDKEFILQNFFSINKDKVISTFPRFYQLYSKKHNNLKFSTQDYLDLQLLFNLAWIDPSFRQNTPELKKIVLKERFFNEQDKTIVLDKQLCILKEIIPTYCLYKQNNQIEISVTPYYHPILPLLYSTNIAKEANNKTHLPKEEFSYPQDAKYQIDSAVKYYNERFGCAPSGMWPSEEGVSEEILPFIIKSGIKWIVTDEAILFKSLRTKKRDTNLLYKPHLLKIKEGQLNIVFRDRNLSDLIGFSYQGMTEIDAVNNFMKHLENINKVFSGKGQKEKNILVTVAMDGENAWEYFRNDGHDFLELFYGHISEASFVKTTTISQYLKDNPSKSEIKHLAPGSWIYGEFGKWIGNPYKVKAWEWLTDARKAIKEIPDPSDLAWKQIHILEGSDWFWWAGEDPDGSFDRLFRLHLTNFYKLIDKKFPAYLKDPLTP, from the coding sequence ATGGTAAATCTTGCTTTTATTTTTCATATGCACCAACCATATTATAAGAATCTCCTGACGCAAGAGAGCGATTTGCCTTGGGTCAGGCTACACGGCGCCAAAGATTACCTAGACATGGTGCAAATCCTGGGAAAATTCCCTAAAATAAAACAAACTTTTAATGTTGTTCCATCTTTATTTGAACAGATTGAAGATTACAATAACGCAAACGTAAGAGATAGATACCTTGAATTAAGCAAAAAACCAGCAGTAGAATTGTCTAAACATGACAAAGAATTTATTCTGCAAAATTTTTTCTCTATAAATAAGGATAAGGTAATATCAACTTTCCCGCGTTTTTATCAACTTTATTCTAAAAAACATAACAACCTGAAATTCTCTACTCAAGATTACCTGGATTTACAGTTACTATTTAATCTAGCATGGATTGATCCATCTTTTAGGCAGAATACCCCTGAATTAAAAAAAATAGTATTAAAAGAAAGGTTTTTCAACGAGCAGGACAAAACGATTGTTTTAGATAAACAACTATGCATACTAAAAGAAATTATTCCTACATACTGTCTTTATAAACAAAATAACCAAATCGAAATTAGTGTAACTCCGTATTATCATCCAATCTTGCCATTACTTTACTCAACCAATATCGCCAAAGAAGCAAACAATAAAACACACCTACCTAAAGAAGAATTTAGCTACCCGCAGGATGCTAAATATCAAATTGATAGTGCAGTTAAATATTATAACGAGAGGTTTGGTTGCGCACCCTCGGGAATGTGGCCTTCGGAAGAAGGGGTAAGCGAAGAAATCCTACCGTTTATTATTAAATCAGGCATAAAATGGATTGTTACTGACGAGGCAATTTTATTTAAATCTTTAAGAACAAAAAAGCGTGATACTAATCTTCTTTACAAGCCCCACTTATTAAAAATAAAAGAAGGCCAACTTAATATTGTTTTTCGTGACCGTAACCTTTCAGATCTAATCGGATTTTCTTATCAAGGAATGACAGAAATCGACGCCGTAAATAATTTTATGAAACATCTAGAAAATATCAATAAAGTATTTTCCGGCAAAGGCCAAAAAGAAAAAAATATTCTGGTAACAGTTGCTATGGATGGAGAAAACGCTTGGGAATATTTTCGTAATGATGGGCATGACTTTTTGGAATTATTTTATGGGCATATATCCGAGGCATCATTTGTAAAAACTACTACAATCAGCCAGTACTTAAAAGATAATCCTTCAAAATCTGAAATAAAACATCTGGCCCCCGGAAGCTGGATCTATGGAGAGTTTGGAAAATGGATCGGTAATCCTTATAAAGTAAAAGCATGGGAATGGCTGACAGATGCGCGCAAAGCAATAAAAGAAATTCCAGACCCAAGTGATTTAGCTTGGAAACAAATACATATCCTAGAAGGCAGTGACTGGTTTTGGTGGGCTGGTGAAGACCCTGATGGATCATTTGACCGGTTGTTCAGGCTACACTTAACTAACTTTTATAAATTAATAGACAAAAAGTTTCCGGCATACTTAAAAGACCCCTTAACCCCTTGA
- a CDS encoding DUF134 domain-containing protein translates to MRPRGRPRKYRIVKVDPKINQFSPRGKPGRPDEVELKIDEFEALRLADYQGLNQKEAAKSMHISQQTFSRILKRARNLIAKGIITGSAIRIQGGQYVISSRIDQPKNIHSSS, encoded by the coding sequence ATGCGTCCACGAGGAAGACCCCGAAAATACAGAATAGTTAAAGTTGACCCTAAAATCAACCAATTTAGCCCCAGAGGCAAACCAGGAAGGCCTGATGAGGTTGAGCTAAAAATAGATGAATTTGAAGCTTTAAGGTTAGCAGATTACCAAGGCTTAAACCAAAAGGAAGCAGCAAAATCCATGCATATATCCCAACAAACCTTTAGTAGAATATTAAAAAGAGCGCGTAATTTAATCGCTAAAGGAATAATCACCGGATCCGCCATAAGAATACAAGGCGGCCAATACGTAATCAGTTCCCGCATTGACCAACCCAAAAATATCCATTCGTCATCCTGA
- a CDS encoding DNA polymerase IV — MILHVDMDAFFASIEQAINPRLKGKPLIVGSRGSKMHTVVCAASYAAKALGIHSGMPSREAFDRCPNLEFVAADQAKYIWTSEQIFELLKGYDLPLNYTSIDEFQMDVSGCQNPLTLGKEVKEQIYANFNITASVGIAKNWLLAKLASKINKPDGLTLINDENFESILRQTSLNKLCGMGGKTGVIFMNQGLKTCWDLYLNLPAFFDENSGKFEENCGKSSQKPKSVSHSYTLPKAQINPQVIQAWIRLLSEMVAIRLRQENLVSQTVHLYLCGPEIGNFGAQKTYQVQTNDGYEIYQRAFKIMGKSTLINPRIRAIGVTCSSLSWDTNQPLLSEEIRRKGLICALDRINNRFGEGSIYPAVTVLTR, encoded by the coding sequence ATGATTTTACATGTTGATATGGATGCTTTTTTTGCCTCAATCGAACAGGCAATTAATCCACGCCTAAAAGGCAAACCTTTAATCGTTGGTTCGCGCGGTAGCAAAATGCATACAGTAGTTTGCGCTGCAAGTTATGCCGCTAAAGCCTTAGGAATTCATTCCGGTATGCCATCGCGTGAGGCTTTTGACAGATGCCCGAATTTAGAGTTTGTAGCAGCAGATCAGGCTAAGTATATCTGGACTTCAGAACAGATTTTTGAGTTACTGAAAGGTTATGATTTACCGCTAAATTATACCTCAATCGATGAGTTTCAAATGGATGTGTCGGGTTGCCAAAACCCGCTAACGTTGGGTAAGGAAGTTAAAGAGCAGATATATGCAAACTTTAACATTACTGCCTCAGTTGGCATAGCTAAAAACTGGCTTTTAGCCAAGCTGGCTTCTAAAATAAATAAACCGGATGGACTAACTTTAATTAATGATGAAAACTTTGAAAGCATTTTACGCCAAACTTCACTTAATAAACTTTGTGGTATGGGTGGTAAAACCGGTGTTATTTTTATGAATCAGGGCCTAAAAACCTGTTGGGATTTATACCTAAACTTACCGGCTTTTTTTGATGAAAATTCCGGTAAGTTTGAGGAAAATTGCGGTAAGTCTAGCCAAAAGCCTAAATCAGTAAGCCATTCATACACTCTACCTAAGGCTCAAATAAACCCCCAGGTTATCCAGGCTTGGATCAGATTGCTTTCTGAAATGGTTGCTATAAGGCTAAGACAAGAAAATTTAGTTAGTCAAACTGTGCACCTTTATTTATGCGGCCCGGAAATCGGTAATTTTGGGGCTCAGAAAACCTATCAAGTTCAAACTAATGATGGTTATGAAATTTATCAAAGAGCCTTTAAAATAATGGGTAAATCAACCCTTATAAATCCTCGAATTCGGGCAATTGGGGTCACTTGCAGCAGCCTTTCTTGGGACACTAATCAGCCTTTACTTAGCGAAGAAATCCGTAGGAAGGGGCTAATTTGCGCCCTAGACCGCATAAATAATCGCTTTGGAGAGGGGTCAATTTATCCTGCAGTTACTGTTTTAACTCGTTAG
- a CDS encoding DNA-directed RNA polymerase, with product MAYQQGGGFGGPREMHKAVCAECKKECEVPFKPREGGKPILCRECYQKSKGQSR from the coding sequence ATGGCGTATCAACAGGGTGGTGGATTTGGGGGGCCTAGGGAAATGCACAAGGCGGTTTGCGCAGAGTGCAAAAAAGAATGTGAAGTTCCTTTTAAACCTAGAGAGGGCGGCAAGCCAATATTATGCAGGGAATGTTATCAAAAGAGTAAGGGGCAGAGCCGTTAA
- a CDS encoding AAA family ATPase has protein sequence MRIISIANQKGGCGKTTTSINLAASLASNKRKVLLIDLDPQAHATSGLNIKAELSIYNVLSKITHKKAKIGEIIQNIGENFDIAPSSLILSTLEQELSGEIGRESRLWDTLRGFQSNYDYILIDCPPNLGILTINALRAANEIIIPVEASRFSLEGVNQLTSIINLVKERLNHSVNFQILVTNFDSRLQHSFKMLEKIKTDYKNRMFSNIIHVNVKLKEAQNEGLHIHVYDKYCRGAKDYFSLSREIITQEALPITPSLALEKTFEKRLKEIIKENLPKLNEVVLTIKAPEAKEVYLAGEFNNWKLDEFSRMEKNNGCWIKRLNLNNGKYRYRFVIDGNWVEDPNNPLTQLNTYGSLDSLLEVNK, from the coding sequence ATGCGCATAATTTCAATTGCTAATCAGAAAGGTGGATGCGGAAAAACAACTACTTCCATAAACCTGGCTGCTTCACTTGCGTCTAATAAACGCAAAGTCCTGCTTATCGACCTTGATCCTCAGGCGCATGCAACAAGCGGTTTAAATATTAAAGCTGAATTAAGCATTTACAATGTCCTTTCTAAAATTACCCATAAAAAAGCAAAAATTGGTGAAATAATCCAAAATATCGGAGAGAATTTTGATATTGCGCCTTCCTCGTTAATCCTAAGCACGTTAGAACAAGAACTAAGCGGTGAGATTGGCCGCGAATCCCGGCTATGGGATACTTTAAGAGGTTTTCAGAGTAACTACGATTATATCTTAATTGATTGCCCGCCAAACTTAGGAATTCTAACCATTAACGCCTTAAGGGCGGCAAATGAAATAATCATCCCGGTTGAGGCTAGTAGATTTTCTCTTGAAGGCGTGAACCAGTTAACCAGTATTATTAATCTGGTTAAAGAGAGGCTAAACCACAGCGTAAATTTCCAGATACTGGTAACTAACTTTGATTCTAGATTGCAGCATTCATTTAAGATGCTTGAAAAAATCAAAACTGATTATAAAAACAGGATGTTTTCCAACATTATCCATGTGAACGTAAAATTAAAGGAAGCGCAAAACGAAGGATTACATATACATGTTTATGATAAATACTGCCGCGGAGCAAAGGATTATTTTTCACTTTCCCGTGAAATCATCACGCAAGAAGCCCTTCCTATAACACCTAGCCTGGCTCTAGAGAAAACCTTTGAGAAACGCCTAAAAGAGATAATAAAAGAAAACCTGCCTAAATTAAATGAAGTTGTACTCACAATCAAAGCTCCTGAGGCAAAAGAAGTTTATCTTGCCGGAGAATTCAATAATTGGAAACTAGATGAATTCAGCCGGATGGAGAAAAACAATGGATGCTGGATTAAACGCTTAAACTTAAACAACGGTAAGTACCGTTACCGTTTTGTAATTGATGGTAATTGGGTCGAAGATCCCAATAATCCATTAACCCAATTAAATACTTACGGATCATTAGATTCCTTATTAGAAGTAAACAAGTAG
- the lexA gene encoding transcriptional repressor LexA has translation MEEKPFLTPKQEKVLNFIRKRVGERLPPTIREIGEELGFKSTGTVRDYLKALMQKGLVRRMNNKSRAIELTERASFNKIPIIGTIMAGKPNLAYEEIQGYVDSDDLFLGRLGFDDVFALRVKGDSMIDAGILDSDIAIIKKRPSADNNDIVAALLDNNEVTLKRLRSRAGKFHLEAANVNYAPIFEEFKVIGKLITVIRKY, from the coding sequence ATGGAAGAGAAGCCATTTTTAACGCCAAAGCAGGAAAAGGTGCTTAATTTTATTCGAAAACGGGTAGGGGAGAGGCTCCCTCCTACAATTCGGGAGATAGGGGAGGAGCTGGGGTTTAAATCTACCGGAACAGTAAGGGATTATCTAAAGGCTTTAATGCAGAAAGGGTTGGTCAGGCGTATGAATAATAAATCTCGGGCGATTGAATTGACTGAACGCGCTAGTTTTAACAAAATTCCCATAATTGGTACCATTATGGCCGGTAAGCCCAATTTAGCTTATGAAGAAATTCAGGGTTATGTGGATAGTGATGATTTATTCCTTGGGCGCTTAGGTTTTGATGATGTTTTTGCTCTAAGGGTTAAAGGCGACAGCATGATTGATGCCGGAATTTTAGATAGCGATATTGCTATTATTAAAAAGCGCCCCAGTGCCGATAATAATGATATCGTTGCCGCATTATTGGATAATAACGAGGTTACTTTAAAAAGATTGCGTAGCCGCGCCGGTAAGTTCCATTTGGAAGCTGCTAACGTAAATTACGCGCCAATCTTTGAAGAGTTTAAGGTTATTGGTAAGCTTATCACGGTAATTAGAAAGTATTAA
- a CDS encoding SUMF1/EgtB/PvdO family nonheme iron enzyme — MSEGSTTADIQFDISWDNSWRYGVFYDAAWVFAKVSVNDGAWIHATISGVTSIGASGTSLTIDVPTDSKGVFLYRSADATGTLSTTAVKLQWFRQGDGVAYNAAKVKIQVFAIEMVHIPQGSFYLGDGTARSGTTNSHFFDAASAAGAAVKITSTQPYISSASDGSGTAGDIAWVNESTYAGALPTSRTQLNSSFPTGYNSFYIMKYGVTQGQYRDFLNTLTRAQQVTRVATTITSGTTAVTNVYVMSNTSTVSYRNGIACATTVPSTTPVTFYCNLNANATANESADGEWIACNYLSWMDLCAYADWAGLRPMTELEFEKACRGSRSVLAGEYAWGSTSITQVTGITNSGQLSETATNSGNCAYGNHASVQGPMRSGFASTATSTTREGAGASYYGIMDLSGNLWERPVTVMGSQSGTTLSIFTGLNGDGSLASNGNANVDYWPGNAGTNGVNGEVTGASGSGFRGGTWNNDASYARVSDRYYAAYTVSNRDYHFGGRFARTSP; from the coding sequence ATGTCGGAAGGTTCCACAACTGCAGATATCCAATTTGATATTTCCTGGGATAATTCCTGGCGATATGGAGTTTTTTATGACGCGGCTTGGGTGTTTGCTAAGGTTTCAGTGAATGATGGGGCCTGGATTCACGCCACAATTTCCGGAGTTACTTCTATCGGCGCAAGCGGCACCAGCCTTACAATAGATGTTCCAACAGACAGTAAAGGGGTTTTTCTTTATCGTTCAGCCGACGCTACTGGGACACTTAGCACAACTGCGGTTAAACTGCAATGGTTTAGGCAGGGCGATGGTGTTGCCTATAATGCTGCTAAGGTAAAAATTCAAGTTTTTGCCATTGAGATGGTGCATATACCACAGGGTTCTTTTTATTTGGGTGATGGGACAGCCAGAAGCGGCACTACAAACAGCCATTTCTTCGATGCCGCAAGCGCAGCCGGAGCAGCGGTAAAAATTACCTCTACTCAACCCTATATCTCTAGCGCCAGTGATGGCTCAGGCACAGCCGGAGACATTGCCTGGGTAAATGAATCTACTTATGCTGGAGCCCTGCCTACCTCTAGGACCCAATTAAATTCAAGTTTCCCTACCGGTTACAATAGTTTCTACATAATGAAATACGGAGTTACCCAGGGTCAGTACCGGGATTTTCTCAATACTTTGACTCGTGCCCAACAAGTAACCCGGGTAGCCACAACGATTACTTCCGGCACCACTGCTGTAACTAATGTTTATGTAATGTCTAACACCAGCACCGTCAGCTATCGTAACGGTATAGCTTGTGCTACCACAGTACCTTCTACTACTCCGGTTACTTTCTACTGTAACTTAAATGCTAATGCGACAGCTAATGAATCAGCTGACGGCGAATGGATTGCCTGTAATTATTTAAGCTGGATGGATTTATGCGCCTACGCTGACTGGGCAGGTTTACGCCCAATGACCGAGCTTGAATTTGAAAAAGCCTGCCGCGGTTCACGCTCCGTCTTAGCCGGCGAATACGCCTGGGGCTCAACCAGTATTACTCAGGTAACCGGCATAACTAACAGCGGCCAGTTAAGTGAAACTGCCACTAACAGCGGTAATTGTGCTTATGGGAATCATGCTAGTGTCCAGGGCCCAATGCGCTCAGGTTTTGCCTCTACCGCAACTTCGACAACTCGTGAAGGCGCCGGAGCCTCTTACTATGGAATAATGGATCTTTCAGGAAACCTCTGGGAGAGGCCGGTAACTGTTATGGGTTCACAATCCGGCACTACCTTATCTATATTCACCGGGCTTAATGGTGATGGTAGTTTAGCTTCAAACGGCAATGCCAATGTTGATTACTGGCCGGGCAATGCCGGAACTAATGGAGTTAATGGCGAGGTTACCGGCGCTTCCGGCTCTGGCTTCCGTGGCGGCACTTGGAACAACGATGCCTCCTACGCCCGTGTTTCTGACCGTTACTACGCTGCCTACACTGTCTCGAATCGCGACTACCATTTCGGCGGCCGTTTCGCCAGAACCTCTCCGTAA
- a CDS encoding CopG family transcriptional regulator, with translation MKKKTINSDMPIGKLTKIRDFLPPPAQLVVPEETTKITISLKKSSVEFFRHEAERYHSKYQRMIRELLDKYAMQYARN, from the coding sequence ATGAAAAAGAAAACGATTAATTCGGATATGCCTATTGGTAAGTTAACCAAAATCAGGGATTTTCTTCCTCCTCCGGCCCAGCTTGTTGTGCCCGAAGAGACTACGAAAATCACTATCTCGCTGAAAAAATCAAGCGTAGAGTTCTTTAGGCATGAGGCGGAACGCTATCACAGTAAATATCAACGGATGATACGCGAGCTGTTGGACAAATACGCCATGCAGTATGCGAGAAATTAA
- the apt gene encoding adenine phosphoribosyltransferase produces MNNSLLEKSIRNISDFPKPGILFRDITTLIQNRAAFKKAVDLLSKKYKGKGFDKVVGIEARGFIFGAAVANKIGSGFVPVRKKGKLPYKTISITYELEYGTDTLEIHKDAITPGEKVLIIDDLLATGGTVKAATELVKQLGGKILGVGFVIELVDLHGKDKLKEYPLYSLIKFHGE; encoded by the coding sequence ATGAATAACTCTTTGCTAGAAAAATCCATAAGAAATATCTCCGACTTTCCTAAACCGGGGATCCTTTTTCGAGATATCACTACTTTGATACAAAACAGAGCTGCTTTTAAAAAAGCTGTTGATTTGTTGTCTAAAAAATATAAAGGTAAAGGATTTGATAAAGTAGTAGGGATTGAAGCACGTGGATTTATATTTGGGGCGGCTGTTGCAAATAAAATCGGCTCCGGCTTTGTTCCGGTACGCAAAAAAGGCAAGCTACCCTATAAAACGATTTCTATAACTTACGAGCTAGAATACGGAACCGATACCCTAGAAATCCACAAAGATGCAATTACCCCCGGTGAAAAAGTTTTAATTATCGATGACCTTTTAGCTACCGGCGGAACGGTCAAAGCAGCTACTGAGTTGGTCAAACAACTAGGGGGAAAAATCTTAGGAGTTGGCTTTGTCATCGAGCTAGTTGATTTACACGGAAAAGATAAATTAAAAGAGTATCCACTGTATTCTTTAATTAAATTTCACGGAGAATAA